In a single window of the Nocardioides massiliensis genome:
- a CDS encoding ammonium transporter, with amino-acid sequence MEEVLDPGITAWMLTSASLVLLMTPGLALFYGGMVRSKSVLNMMMMSFGAMGVIGVVYVLWGWSMSYSDGTVGGLFGNPFEQFGLQGTILDDAGEYVLSGGLPVIVDVGFQATFAIITVALISGAIADRVKFSTWMVFTAIWATACFFPLAHQVWGGGFLGDSEDGLAALIFGAVDGVAEVAPIDFAGGTVVHINAGVAALVLALVIGARKGFGKEPMRPHNLPLVMLGAGLLWFGWFGFNGGSAYGADGAAGLAWVNTTTCTAAAIIGWLVVEKIRDGEATSLGAASGIVAGLVAITPAAGDVSPVGAIGLGLVAGALCALAVGLKYKLGYDDSLDVVGVHLVGGLVGTVALGFIATSGGLLYGDGIKLLVVQIAIAAFAMLWSGVLTLLIALALKAIMGWRITEEDEAAGIDSVEHGESGYDFGGVGAVRRGSLPTATSAPASEGVTA; translated from the coding sequence ATGGAAGAAGTACTGGATCCGGGCATCACCGCCTGGATGCTGACCTCCGCATCCCTGGTCCTCCTCATGACCCCCGGTCTGGCGCTGTTCTACGGGGGCATGGTCCGCTCCAAGTCGGTGCTGAACATGATGATGATGTCGTTCGGCGCCATGGGCGTGATCGGCGTGGTCTACGTCTTGTGGGGCTGGTCGATGTCCTACTCCGACGGCACCGTCGGTGGGCTCTTCGGCAACCCCTTCGAGCAGTTCGGCCTGCAGGGCACGATCCTGGACGACGCCGGCGAGTACGTCCTCTCCGGCGGCCTGCCGGTCATCGTCGACGTCGGCTTCCAGGCGACCTTCGCCATCATCACCGTCGCCCTGATCAGCGGCGCCATCGCCGACCGCGTGAAGTTCTCGACCTGGATGGTCTTCACCGCGATCTGGGCCACCGCCTGCTTCTTCCCGCTGGCCCACCAGGTGTGGGGCGGCGGCTTCCTGGGTGACTCCGAGGATGGTCTGGCGGCGCTGATCTTCGGCGCGGTCGACGGCGTCGCCGAGGTCGCCCCGATCGACTTCGCCGGCGGCACCGTGGTCCACATCAACGCCGGGGTGGCCGCGCTGGTGCTCGCCCTGGTCATCGGTGCCCGCAAGGGCTTCGGCAAGGAGCCGATGCGTCCGCACAACCTGCCACTGGTCATGCTCGGCGCGGGTCTGCTGTGGTTCGGCTGGTTCGGCTTCAACGGCGGTTCGGCGTACGGGGCCGACGGCGCGGCCGGTCTGGCCTGGGTCAACACCACCACCTGTACCGCCGCGGCCATCATCGGCTGGCTGGTCGTGGAGAAGATCCGCGACGGCGAGGCCACCTCGCTCGGTGCCGCCTCGGGCATCGTCGCCGGTCTGGTCGCGATCACCCCGGCCGCCGGCGATGTCAGCCCGGTGGGCGCGATCGGCCTGGGTCTGGTCGCCGGTGCGCTGTGCGCCCTGGCCGTGGGCCTGAAGTACAAGCTCGGGTATGACGACTCGCTCGACGTGGTCGGCGTCCACCTTGTTGGTGGCCTGGTCGGCACCGTGGCCCTCGGCTTCATCGCCACCTCGGGTGGTCTCCTCTACGGCGACGGCATCAAGCTGCTGGTCGTCCAGATCGCGATCGCCGCGTTCGCCATGCTGTGGAGCGGTGTGCTCACCCTCCTCATCGCGCTCGCCCTGAAGGCCATCATGGGGTGGCGCATCACCGAGGAGGACGAAGCCGCAGGCATCGACTCCGTCGAACACGGTGAGTCCGGCTACGACTTCGGCGGCGTTGGCGCCGTGCGTCGTGGATCGCTCCCCACCGCTACCAGCGCACCTGCCTCCGAAGGAGTAACGGCATGA
- the smc gene encoding chromosome segregation protein SMC: MYLKSLTLRGFKSFASATTLQLEPGITCIVGPNGSGKSNVVDALAWVMGEQGAKSLRGGKMEDVIFAGTSGRPPLGRAEVQLTIDNSDGALPIEYAEVTISRTMFRNGGSEYAINGQGCRLLDVQELLSDSGIGREMHVIVGQGQLDSILHATPEDRRGFIEEAAGVLKHRKRKEKALRKLDSTDGNLTRLQDLLTEIRRQLKPLGKQAEVARQAAVVQADARDARARLLADDLVTARTALEQEMADESALVARRTEVEQATAAARSKEAELEAALREDLPALSQAQEVWFGLNALRERLRGTAGLAAERVRNAGDASNAGEPTSSRDPDELRAQAARMREREAEIEAEIARHREELEAAVAARHDAEAAHQAEDQRISALQRAAADRREGLARLQGKVNTVKSRAAAAEAEIERLTAARAEAEARAERAQRDFTSLETRIAGLDAGEEGLDAEHEEAAAALAEIEDRLAAVREQVQQAHRDRAALAARKEALELGLQRKDGAAGLLAASDELSGILGSVAALVTVRSGYEAAIAAALGTAADAVVVADLDAAVGALDRLKADDLGRAGILVGSGIGLPTAPADLPSGAVWAMDAVDCGAELRPALARLLGDVVLVDDLSAARGLVRSRPELTAVTREGDVLGALVVTGGSASTPSLLEVQAAVDEATQQLEAAAHTEERLGFEQTRLENERSEAQRRVDVALAQLHESDATLAAVAEELGQHASLVRSARGEADRLAAAITRAEEARDADVAGLEELEQRLAAAQDTDDEDPDTTVREELAEKARGTRQAEMDARLALRTAEERGRALHGRADALERSATEEEAARERARERRERLLREGETARAVVAGTEQVLRFLEFSIERAAEQRTAVERSRAGREQQLREVREDLRDLAREHDKLVDSVHRDEMARAQQRMRIEQLEERALEELGLDPEALVAEYGPDQLVPPVEAPEAPTAEPVAEGEPEGEPDSEGGEPAVPAGVPYVREEQQQRLKKAERALAMLGRVNPLALEEFSAMEERHKFLTEQLEDLKQTRKDLMDIVREVDERVEQVFTEAWNDVRVAFDHVFSRLFPGGEGKLVLTDPSSMLTTGVEVEARPPGKKVKRLSLLSGGERSLVAVAFLVALFKARPSPFYILDEVEAALDDTNLGRLLEIYEELRETSQLLVITHQKRTMEVGDALYGVTMRGDGVSAVISQRLREVEPA; the protein is encoded by the coding sequence ATGTACCTCAAGTCCCTGACGCTCCGGGGCTTCAAGTCGTTCGCCTCCGCCACCACCCTCCAGCTCGAGCCCGGCATCACCTGCATCGTCGGACCCAACGGGTCGGGCAAGTCCAACGTCGTCGACGCGCTCGCCTGGGTGATGGGGGAGCAGGGGGCGAAGTCGTTGCGCGGCGGCAAGATGGAGGACGTCATCTTCGCCGGCACCTCCGGGCGCCCGCCGCTGGGCCGCGCCGAGGTGCAGCTGACCATCGACAACTCCGACGGCGCGCTGCCGATCGAGTACGCCGAGGTCACGATCTCGCGCACGATGTTCCGCAACGGCGGCTCGGAGTACGCCATCAACGGGCAGGGCTGTCGCCTGCTCGACGTCCAGGAGCTGTTGTCGGACTCCGGGATCGGCCGCGAGATGCACGTGATCGTCGGGCAGGGGCAGCTCGACTCGATCCTGCACGCGACCCCGGAGGACCGGCGTGGCTTCATCGAGGAGGCGGCCGGGGTCCTCAAGCACCGCAAGCGCAAGGAGAAGGCGCTGCGGAAGCTCGACTCCACCGACGGCAACCTGACCCGGCTGCAGGACCTGCTGACCGAGATCCGCCGCCAGCTCAAGCCGCTGGGCAAGCAGGCCGAGGTTGCGCGGCAGGCGGCGGTCGTGCAGGCCGACGCGCGCGACGCGCGGGCGCGTCTGCTCGCCGACGACCTGGTGACCGCACGCACCGCCCTCGAGCAGGAGATGGCCGACGAGTCGGCTCTCGTGGCGCGGCGTACGGAGGTCGAGCAGGCCACGGCCGCCGCGCGGTCGAAGGAGGCCGAGCTCGAGGCGGCGCTGCGCGAGGACCTCCCGGCGTTGTCGCAGGCGCAGGAGGTCTGGTTCGGGCTCAACGCGCTGCGCGAGCGGTTGCGCGGCACCGCGGGGCTGGCCGCCGAACGGGTGCGCAACGCCGGCGACGCCTCCAACGCCGGCGAGCCCACCTCTTCCCGCGACCCCGACGAGCTCCGGGCCCAGGCGGCGCGCATGCGGGAGCGGGAGGCGGAGATCGAGGCGGAGATCGCGCGTCACCGTGAGGAGCTGGAGGCCGCCGTCGCGGCGCGCCACGACGCCGAGGCCGCCCACCAGGCCGAGGACCAACGGATCTCCGCGCTGCAGCGCGCGGCTGCGGACCGTCGTGAGGGTCTGGCGCGCCTGCAGGGCAAGGTCAACACCGTCAAGAGCCGGGCCGCTGCGGCCGAGGCGGAGATCGAGCGGCTGACCGCAGCGCGGGCCGAGGCCGAGGCACGCGCCGAGCGGGCCCAGCGTGACTTCACCTCGCTCGAGACCCGGATCGCCGGGCTGGACGCGGGCGAGGAGGGCCTCGACGCCGAGCACGAGGAGGCCGCAGCCGCACTCGCGGAGATCGAGGACCGCCTCGCCGCCGTTCGCGAGCAGGTGCAGCAGGCTCACCGCGACCGCGCCGCGCTCGCCGCACGCAAGGAGGCGCTCGAGCTCGGCCTGCAGCGCAAGGACGGCGCTGCCGGCCTGCTCGCCGCCAGCGACGAGCTCTCCGGGATCCTCGGCTCGGTCGCGGCGCTGGTCACGGTCCGGTCGGGCTACGAGGCGGCGATCGCGGCGGCGCTGGGCACCGCCGCCGACGCGGTCGTTGTCGCAGACCTGGACGCCGCCGTGGGTGCGCTCGACCGGCTCAAGGCCGACGATCTCGGCCGGGCAGGCATCCTGGTCGGCTCCGGCATCGGTCTGCCGACGGCACCCGCCGACCTGCCATCGGGCGCGGTCTGGGCGATGGACGCGGTGGACTGCGGAGCAGAGCTGCGCCCCGCTCTGGCCCGACTGCTGGGTGACGTGGTGCTGGTCGACGACCTGTCGGCCGCCCGGGGGTTGGTGCGCAGCCGGCCCGAGCTGACCGCCGTCACCCGCGAGGGTGACGTCCTCGGCGCTCTCGTGGTGACGGGCGGGTCCGCCAGCACCCCGAGCCTCCTGGAGGTCCAGGCGGCCGTCGACGAGGCGACCCAGCAGCTCGAGGCGGCCGCCCACACCGAGGAGCGGCTGGGCTTCGAGCAGACCCGGCTGGAGAACGAGCGCTCGGAGGCGCAGCGTCGCGTCGACGTCGCACTCGCGCAACTGCACGAGTCCGACGCCACCCTCGCCGCGGTCGCGGAGGAGCTCGGTCAGCACGCCTCGCTCGTGCGTTCGGCGCGGGGGGAGGCCGACCGCCTGGCCGCGGCGATCACGCGTGCCGAGGAGGCGCGCGACGCCGACGTCGCTGGGCTCGAGGAGCTCGAGCAGCGGCTCGCCGCCGCCCAGGACACCGACGATGAGGACCCCGACACGACGGTCCGCGAGGAGCTGGCCGAGAAGGCCCGTGGGACGCGGCAGGCCGAGATGGACGCGCGGCTCGCGCTGCGCACCGCCGAGGAGCGCGGGCGTGCCCTGCACGGTCGGGCCGACGCGCTCGAGCGCAGCGCCACGGAGGAGGAGGCGGCCCGCGAGCGGGCCCGGGAGCGCCGCGAGCGGTTGCTGCGCGAGGGCGAGACCGCGCGTGCGGTCGTCGCCGGCACCGAGCAGGTGCTGCGGTTCCTGGAGTTCTCGATCGAGCGCGCCGCCGAGCAGCGCACGGCGGTCGAGCGCTCCCGCGCCGGCCGCGAGCAGCAGCTGCGCGAGGTGCGCGAGGACCTGCGCGACCTGGCCCGCGAGCACGACAAGCTGGTCGACTCGGTCCACCGCGACGAGATGGCGCGTGCCCAGCAGCGGATGCGCATCGAGCAGCTCGAGGAGCGCGCCCTCGAGGAGCTCGGGCTCGACCCTGAGGCGCTGGTCGCCGAATACGGCCCCGACCAGCTCGTGCCGCCGGTGGAGGCGCCGGAAGCGCCGACGGCGGAACCCGTCGCAGAGGGCGAGCCGGAGGGTGAACCGGACAGCGAGGGCGGGGAGCCCGCCGTACCCGCCGGTGTGCCGTACGTCCGCGAGGAGCAGCAGCAGCGGTTGAAGAAGGCCGAGCGGGCGCTGGCGATGCTGGGACGGGTCAACCCGCTCGCGCTCGAGGAGTTCTCCGCGATGGAGGAGCGGCACAAGTTCCTCACCGAGCAGCTGGAGGACCTCAAACAGACCCGCAAGGACCTCATGGACATCGTCCGCGAGGTCGACGAGCGCGTCGAGCAGGTCTTCACCGAGGCGTGGAACGACGTCCGGGTCGCCTTCGACCACGTCTTCTCGCGGCTCTTCCCCGGTGGCGAGGGCAAGCTGGTGCTGACCGACCCGTCGTCGATGCTCACCACCGGCGTCGAGGTCGAGGCGCGTCCGCCCGGCAAGAAGGTCAAGCGCCTCTCCCTGCTCTCCGGTGGCGAGCGGTCGCTGGTCGCCGTCGCGTTCCTGGTGGCGCTCTTCAAGGCGCGGCCCTCGCCGTTCTACATCCTCGACGAGGTCGAGGCGGCGCTCGACGACACCAACCTCGGCCGGCTCCTGGAGATCTACGAGGAGCTGCGCGAGACCAGCCAGCTGCTCGTCATCACCCACCAGAAGCGGACCATGGAGGTGGGGGATGCGTTGTACGGCGTCACCATGCGCGGCGACGGCGTCTCGGCCGTGATCAGCCAGCGCCTGCGGGAGGTGGAGCCGGCATGA
- a CDS encoding [protein-PII] uridylyltransferase produces MTRSSRAAHRARSASQAGRARGRVRGSTTRTTPPMTATERLHRRDAADELVRSAYEQTALPADGVALVAVGGYGRGELAPHSDLDIVLIHDDQVTLGEEAAALWYPLWDSGASIDHSVRSLEQCSSAAADDLRVALGLLDLRHLAGDPNLTLRLRTAVLAQWRQSARDRLPALQEIVRARGERLGELAHAAVPDLKESAGGLRDATVLKALVATWLVDVPHADLERCRTHLLDARDALHAVAGRATDRVAPEHWEGVARHLGLADERAAQRHVRSQARRMTHLSRLTWRRVDAALGRRRTPRLGRRPDLQPLGQGVAIADGEVVLAPRARPDLDPTLLLRAAAEAAERGLVLAPPTAARLAREAAALPDPWPEEARGLLVRLLASGEGLRAVWETLDETGALPRLLPEWEQIRLLPHASVVHRYTVDRHVVETCIEAARLIRRVARPDLLVVAALLHDIGKGGTVDHSVAGEPVARTIARRLGFSDPDVAQIARLVRWHLLLAGTATTRDPEDPATVAAVVEHLPTVADIELLRQLSEADARATAPKAWTPWRAALIDDLARRCLAALGSAPASEDETPADDGPTGAAEPLPVRRRLTVEDVPGGQRVTVVAPDRTRLLADVAAVLALQRIRVHGARAWSTDGWGISVWEVEDTAADPALLATRLEAIEAGRLDPSSRLARPTPARLEPTVTVCAEASDRATVLEVRMDDRPGVVHLVAATLAAEGISVRSAHIATWGPQAVDVFYVQEPGGGPLSPERADAAAHAVRTALLAAVTLDHG; encoded by the coding sequence CTGACACGCTCGTCCCGTGCTGCCCACCGGGCACGATCCGCCAGCCAGGCGGGTCGTGCCCGTGGGCGTGTCCGGGGCTCGACGACGAGGACGACACCACCCATGACCGCCACCGAGCGCCTGCACCGACGCGACGCTGCCGACGAGCTCGTCCGCTCGGCCTACGAGCAGACGGCGCTGCCCGCCGATGGCGTGGCGCTGGTGGCCGTCGGTGGCTACGGCCGAGGAGAGCTCGCGCCGCACAGCGACCTCGACATCGTGCTGATCCACGACGACCAGGTCACCTTGGGCGAGGAAGCCGCCGCGCTCTGGTACCCGTTGTGGGACTCCGGAGCGAGCATCGACCACTCCGTACGCAGCCTCGAACAGTGCTCCTCCGCCGCGGCCGACGACCTGCGGGTGGCCCTCGGCCTGCTGGACCTGCGCCACCTCGCCGGCGACCCGAACCTGACGCTGCGACTTCGCACGGCGGTGCTCGCGCAGTGGCGCCAGTCGGCCAGAGATCGACTCCCCGCCCTGCAGGAGATCGTGCGAGCTCGCGGCGAGCGGCTCGGCGAGCTGGCGCACGCCGCCGTACCCGACCTCAAGGAGTCCGCCGGGGGACTGCGCGACGCCACGGTCCTCAAGGCCCTGGTCGCGACCTGGTTGGTCGACGTGCCGCACGCGGACCTCGAGCGGTGCCGCACCCACCTGCTGGACGCGCGCGACGCGCTGCACGCGGTCGCGGGGCGGGCGACCGACCGGGTCGCGCCCGAGCACTGGGAGGGCGTGGCTCGTCACCTCGGCCTCGCCGACGAGCGGGCCGCACAGCGTCACGTGCGCAGCCAGGCGCGCCGGATGACGCACCTGTCCCGGCTCACCTGGCGGCGGGTGGATGCCGCGCTGGGTCGGCGTCGTACGCCGCGTCTGGGCCGCCGACCCGACCTCCAGCCCCTCGGGCAGGGTGTGGCGATCGCCGATGGCGAGGTGGTGCTGGCGCCGCGCGCGCGTCCGGACCTCGATCCCACGCTGTTGCTGCGGGCAGCCGCGGAGGCCGCCGAGCGCGGACTCGTGCTGGCGCCACCGACAGCGGCACGACTGGCGCGGGAGGCTGCCGCGCTGCCGGACCCGTGGCCGGAGGAGGCGCGCGGTCTGCTGGTCCGGCTGCTCGCTTCCGGGGAGGGGCTGCGCGCGGTGTGGGAGACCCTGGACGAGACCGGCGCGCTGCCGCGACTGCTGCCCGAGTGGGAGCAGATCCGACTGTTGCCGCACGCCTCGGTCGTGCACCGCTACACCGTCGATCGGCACGTCGTGGAGACCTGCATCGAGGCCGCCCGGCTCATCCGCCGGGTCGCTCGGCCGGACCTGCTGGTGGTCGCAGCGCTGCTCCACGACATCGGCAAGGGAGGGACTGTCGACCACAGCGTCGCCGGTGAGCCGGTGGCACGAACGATCGCGCGTCGGCTGGGATTCTCGGACCCCGACGTCGCGCAGATCGCTCGGCTGGTGCGCTGGCACCTGCTGCTGGCCGGGACGGCAACCACGCGCGACCCTGAGGACCCGGCGACGGTCGCCGCGGTGGTCGAGCACCTGCCGACGGTGGCGGACATCGAGCTGCTGCGCCAGCTCAGCGAGGCGGACGCCCGTGCGACCGCTCCGAAGGCGTGGACGCCGTGGCGTGCGGCGCTGATCGACGACCTGGCCCGCCGGTGCCTGGCGGCACTCGGGTCGGCACCCGCAAGTGAGGACGAGACCCCAGCCGACGACGGGCCGACGGGGGCCGCGGAGCCGCTACCGGTACGGCGTCGACTCACCGTCGAGGACGTGCCCGGGGGCCAGCGCGTGACGGTGGTCGCGCCCGACCGGACCCGGTTGCTCGCCGACGTGGCGGCGGTGCTCGCGCTGCAGCGCATCCGCGTGCACGGCGCTCGGGCCTGGTCGACGGACGGGTGGGGGATCTCGGTCTGGGAGGTCGAGGACACCGCGGCGGACCCGGCGTTGCTCGCCACCCGGCTCGAGGCGATCGAGGCGGGTCGCCTCGATCCGAGCAGCCGTCTCGCACGGCCGACGCCGGCGCGGCTCGAACCCACGGTCACGGTGTGTGCGGAGGCCTCTGATCGGGCCACGGTGCTCGAGGTGCGCATGGATGACCGGCCGGGGGTGGTCCACCTGGTGGCCGCCACCCTCGCAGCCGAGGGGATCTCCGTGCGCTCGGCCCACATCGCGACCTGGGGCCCGCAGGCGGTCGACGTGTTCTACGTGCAGGAGCCCGGCGGCGGCCCGTTGTCGCCCGAGCGCGCGGACGCGGCCGCCCACGCCGTACGCACAGCGCTGCTCGCCGCCGTTACGCTGGACCACGGCTGA
- the ffh gene encoding signal recognition particle protein — protein sequence MFATLSDRLADTFKQLRGKGRLSEADIDATAREIRIALLEADVALPVVKEFVAAVKERARGAEVTGALNPAQQVVKIVNEELVTILGGETRRIRFAKNPPTVIMLAGLQGAGKTTLAAKLALWLKGQGKSPMLVAADLQRPNAVKQLQVNGERAGVTVFAPEPGNGVGDPVAVARTAIDEARRTLHDVVIVDTAGRLGVDAEMMQQAADIRDAVQPDEVLFVVDAMIGQDAVSTAQAFLDGVGFDGVVLTKLDGDARGGAALSIRSVTGRPVMFASSGEKLTDFDLFHPDRMASRILDMGDMLSLIEQAEKSFDVAQAEKAAAKLTGQGGDFTLEDFLEQMQAVRKMGSLSKILGMLPGAGQMREQLENFDEREIDRIQAIILSMTPAERANPKMIDGSRRARISRGSGTKVSDVNTLVDRFFEAKKMMQTMARGGGIPGMPGMPGMGMPGAGKRGKGKQTAKKGKAKGKRVSGNPAKRAQQGKEAPAPAAANPFGLPADQDLDPADLQLPDDLAKYLKQ from the coding sequence TTGTTCGCCACGCTCTCCGACCGCCTTGCTGACACCTTCAAGCAACTGCGCGGCAAGGGTCGCCTGTCCGAGGCCGACATCGACGCGACCGCACGCGAGATCCGCATCGCCCTGCTGGAGGCCGACGTCGCCCTGCCGGTCGTCAAGGAGTTCGTGGCAGCGGTCAAGGAGCGTGCCCGGGGCGCCGAGGTCACCGGAGCGCTGAACCCCGCGCAGCAGGTCGTGAAGATCGTCAACGAGGAGCTCGTGACGATCCTGGGTGGGGAGACCCGGCGCATCCGGTTCGCCAAGAACCCCCCGACCGTGATCATGCTCGCGGGCCTCCAGGGCGCCGGCAAGACGACGCTCGCAGCCAAGCTCGCGTTGTGGCTCAAGGGCCAGGGCAAGAGCCCGATGCTGGTTGCCGCCGACCTGCAGCGACCCAACGCCGTCAAGCAGCTCCAGGTCAACGGTGAGCGTGCCGGAGTAACCGTCTTCGCGCCCGAGCCCGGCAACGGCGTCGGCGACCCGGTCGCGGTGGCGCGTACGGCGATCGACGAAGCGCGCCGCACCCTGCACGACGTGGTCATCGTCGACACCGCCGGTCGCCTGGGTGTCGACGCCGAGATGATGCAGCAGGCCGCCGACATCCGCGATGCCGTGCAGCCCGACGAGGTGCTCTTCGTCGTCGACGCGATGATCGGTCAGGACGCGGTCTCCACGGCTCAGGCGTTCCTCGACGGTGTCGGCTTCGACGGGGTCGTGCTCACCAAGCTCGACGGCGACGCTCGTGGTGGCGCGGCGCTGTCCATCCGCTCGGTCACCGGGCGGCCGGTCATGTTCGCCTCTTCTGGCGAGAAGCTGACCGACTTCGACCTGTTCCACCCCGATCGGATGGCCTCGCGCATCCTCGACATGGGCGACATGCTCAGCCTGATCGAGCAGGCGGAGAAGTCCTTCGACGTCGCGCAGGCGGAGAAGGCAGCCGCCAAGCTCACCGGTCAGGGAGGCGACTTCACCCTCGAGGACTTCCTCGAGCAGATGCAGGCCGTGCGCAAGATGGGCTCGCTGTCGAAGATCCTCGGGATGCTGCCCGGTGCGGGGCAGATGCGCGAGCAGCTCGAGAACTTCGACGAGCGCGAGATCGACCGGATCCAGGCCATCATCCTCTCGATGACGCCGGCCGAGCGGGCCAACCCGAAGATGATCGACGGCTCCCGGCGCGCCCGCATCTCCCGGGGCTCCGGCACCAAGGTCTCCGACGTCAACACGCTGGTCGACCGGTTCTTCGAGGCCAAGAAGATGATGCAGACGATGGCCCGCGGCGGGGGGATCCCCGGCATGCCGGGGATGCCGGGGATGGGGATGCCCGGCGCCGGCAAGCGAGGCAAGGGCAAGCAGACGGCCAAGAAGGGCAAGGCCAAGGGCAAGCGCGTCTCGGGCAACCCCGCCAAGCGCGCCCAGCAGGGCAAGGAGGCCCCGGCCCCCGCGGCCGCCAACCCGTTCGGCCTCCCGGCTGACCAAGACCTCGACCCGGCCGACCTGCAGCTGCCCGACGACCTGGCGAAGTACCTCAAGCAGTGA
- a CDS encoding acyl-CoA thioesterase: protein MSDSARPARPRRTDYVVWRQATTRWADDDVYGHLNNARYYELFDTAVNAHLIEATGVNVRALPEIGVVAETSCRYFREIGFPAPIDMGLVVERLGTSSVIYRIGLFQGDDDEVAAEGRFVHVYVDNTRGPGNRPVRPIPDVIRAAAEPLVR from the coding sequence ATGAGTGACTCCGCACGGCCCGCGCGCCCACGGCGTACCGACTATGTCGTCTGGCGCCAGGCCACGACCCGGTGGGCCGACGACGACGTCTACGGCCATCTCAACAACGCGCGCTACTACGAGCTGTTCGACACCGCGGTCAACGCCCACCTCATCGAGGCCACGGGCGTCAACGTGCGCGCGCTGCCCGAGATCGGCGTGGTCGCGGAGACGTCGTGCCGCTACTTCCGTGAGATCGGCTTCCCCGCGCCCATCGACATGGGACTCGTCGTCGAGCGCCTCGGCACCTCGTCGGTGATCTACCGCATCGGGCTCTTCCAGGGCGACGACGACGAGGTCGCCGCCGAGGGACGCTTCGTGCACGTCTACGTCGACAACACCCGCGGTCCCGGCAACCGCCCCGTCCGCCCCATCCCCGACGTCATCCGCGCCGCCGCCGAACCCCTGGTGCGCTGA
- a CDS encoding P-II family nitrogen regulator — translation MKLVTAVIKPHKWEEVREALETFGVTGMTVSEVSGYGRQKGHTEVYRGAEYDIALVPKIRLEIVVDGPDAQDVVDIIVKTAQTGRIGDGKVWVTPVDSVVRVRTGDTDTAAI, via the coding sequence ATGAAGCTCGTCACCGCGGTGATCAAGCCGCACAAGTGGGAAGAGGTCCGCGAGGCCCTCGAGACTTTCGGAGTGACCGGCATGACGGTCAGCGAGGTCTCGGGCTATGGCCGGCAGAAGGGCCACACCGAGGTCTACCGAGGGGCGGAGTACGACATCGCCCTGGTCCCCAAGATCCGCTTGGAGATCGTGGTCGACGGTCCGGACGCCCAAGACGTCGTCGACATCATCGTGAAGACCGCGCAGACCGGTCGGATCGGTGACGGCAAGGTGTGGGTGACCCCGGTCGACAGCGTCGTCCGGGTCCGCACCGGAGACACCGACACCGCCGCAATCTGA
- the ftsY gene encoding signal recognition particle-docking protein FtsY: protein MDTLSEYIWLILVLGVLAVVLLAALVVPRLRRRARPLPPDRSSSDDLLPPPPEADGRTTDAGTAVLDEPPAGPAAVTEPELAPEPEVAPAPELERPEGAASRLVRLRQRLAGSQNVFGRGLLALLSRDRLDDDAWEDLEDTLITADVGVAATTELVERLRNRLRIEGAEGTDLRTVLREELLTLVDPTLDRTLATQGADGKPAVTLVVGVNGTGKTTTVGKLARVLVAEEKSVVLGAADTFRAAAAEQLGTWGERVGVPVVRGPEGSDPASVAFEAVRSGVEQDADVVIVDTAGRLQNKAGLMDELGKVKRVIEKQVPVSEVLLVLDATTGQNGLAQARVFSEVVNVTGVVLTKLDGSAKGGIVVAVQRELGVPVKLVGLGEGADDLAPFDAGAFVDALLEA, encoded by the coding sequence GTGGACACTCTCTCCGAGTACATCTGGCTGATCCTCGTCCTCGGCGTCCTGGCCGTGGTGCTGCTCGCCGCCCTGGTCGTGCCGCGACTGCGGCGTCGCGCGCGGCCGTTGCCGCCGGACCGCAGCAGCTCCGACGACCTGCTGCCGCCACCCCCCGAGGCCGATGGCCGTACGACGGACGCGGGCACGGCCGTCCTGGACGAGCCGCCGGCGGGTCCGGCGGCGGTCACGGAGCCGGAGCTCGCGCCGGAGCCCGAGGTCGCCCCGGCTCCGGAGCTGGAGCGTCCGGAGGGTGCCGCCAGCCGGCTGGTGCGCCTGCGTCAGCGGTTGGCCGGCTCGCAGAACGTCTTCGGTCGCGGTCTGTTGGCGCTGCTGTCGCGCGACCGGCTCGACGACGACGCGTGGGAGGACCTCGAGGACACCCTCATCACCGCGGACGTCGGCGTCGCCGCCACGACCGAGCTGGTCGAGCGGCTGCGCAACCGGCTGCGGATCGAGGGGGCCGAAGGCACGGACCTGCGCACCGTGCTGCGCGAGGAGCTGCTGACGCTCGTCGACCCGACCCTGGATCGCACCCTCGCCACCCAGGGAGCGGACGGCAAGCCCGCGGTCACGCTGGTCGTCGGCGTCAACGGCACCGGGAAGACCACGACCGTCGGCAAGCTCGCCCGGGTGCTCGTCGCCGAGGAGAAGTCGGTGGTGCTGGGCGCGGCCGACACCTTCCGCGCGGCCGCCGCCGAGCAGCTCGGCACGTGGGGTGAGCGCGTCGGCGTGCCCGTCGTCCGTGGACCGGAGGGATCGGACCCGGCGTCGGTGGCGTTCGAGGCCGTCCGCAGCGGCGTCGAGCAGGACGCCGACGTCGTCATTGTCGACACCGCCGGGCGCCTGCAGAACAAGGCCGGCCTGATGGACGAGCTCGGCAAGGTCAAGCGCGTCATCGAGAAGCAGGTGCCGGTCAGCGAGGTCCTGCTGGTCCTCGACGCGACCACGGGCCAGAACGGCCTGGCGCAGGCGCGGGTGTTCAGCGAGGTCGTCAACGTCACCGGCGTCGTGCTCACCAAGCTCGACGGCTCGGCCAAGGGCGGCATCGTCGTCGCCGTCCAGCGCGAGCTCGGCGTGCCCGTGAAGCTGGTCGGGCTCGGCGAGGGTGCCGACGACCTGGCGCCCTTCGACGCCGGTGCGTTCGTGGACGCCCTGCTGGAGGCCTGA